The following are encoded together in the Panicum virgatum strain AP13 chromosome 6K, P.virgatum_v5, whole genome shotgun sequence genome:
- the LOC120711752 gene encoding pantothenate kinase 1-like: protein NELQQDRSTVRDCSILVFIYFCYIYCCYQFTVCVIQIVFLVASLLGLRRVFFGGSYIRGHKSTMENISFAIDFWSQSQMQAVFLRHEGYLGALGALMSYGDLSVENLTVEESKEKEPHHESAAPVDGTSSDEENDGNIFPYLLVNIGSGVSMIEVIGKGKFERIIGSHLGGGTILGLSRLLTGCSSYEEFLELSQRGNNLSVNLTVGDIYGEEGYPKIGLPASTTAASFGKVNSSKLSDYKMEDLAAALLNSFTYYIGQAFFSPDMWLLVIIH, encoded by the exons AATGAGCTCCAACAAGATAGGAGCACTGTCAGAGACTGCTCGATCTTGGTTTTCATCTATTTCTGTTATATTTATTGTTGTTATCAATTCACGGTATGTGTCATTCAGATTGTTTTCCTTGTTGCATCACTCCTGGGCCTCCGAAGGGTCTTCTTTGGTGGATCATATATACGTGGACATAAAAGCACAATGGAAAACATTTCTTTTGCAATTGATTTCTG GTCACAGAGCCAAATGCAAGCAGTATTCTTGAGACATGAGGGGTATTTGGGAGCTCTTGGTGCCCTGATGAGTTATGGAGATCTCAGTGTTGAAAATCTTACTGTTGAGGAATCAAAGGAGAAG GAGCCGCATCACGAGTCAGCAGCACCTGTTGATGGAACATCATCAGATGAAGAGAACGATGGCAATATATTTCCTTATCTTCTCGTTAATATCGGATCAGGTGTCAGCATGATAGAG GTAATTGGTAAGGGGAAATTTGAAAGAATTATAGGATCCCATCTAGGTGGTGGTACTATTCTTGGTCTTTCCAGGCTTTTGACTGGCTGTTCAAG TTATGAAGAATTCTTGGAGTTGAGCCAGAGGGGCAATAATTTGTCCGTTAATTTGACTGTTGGAGACATATATGGTGAAGAAGGTTACCCAAAG ATTGGTCTTCCAGCATCCACTACTGCAGCTAGCTTTGGAAAAGTGAACTCAAGCAAACTATCAGACTACAAAATGGAggatcttgctgctgctctaTTGAATTCTTTCACTTACTACATTGGACAGGCATTCTTCTCTCCAGATATGTGGTTACTAGTTATCATCCATTAG